A genomic stretch from Candidatus Desulfatibia profunda includes:
- a CDS encoding HIT domain-containing protein → MKTMWAPWRMEYILGDKEGGCIFCKALGEQDELTLFKGKATMVIMNKYPYINGHLLVSPTRHLATLDQLSKDEMGELLLTVEQSVGILKRVMNPDGFNIGLNLGKVAGAGVEEHLHFHIVPRWFGDTNALTVFADVRVIPEHLKATYNNLKPSFDQLVL, encoded by the coding sequence ATGAAAACGATGTGGGCCCCCTGGCGCATGGAGTATATCCTGGGTGACAAGGAGGGCGGCTGTATATTCTGCAAGGCACTTGGTGAGCAGGATGAACTGACACTTTTCAAAGGCAAGGCAACCATGGTGATCATGAACAAGTATCCATATATTAATGGACATCTGCTGGTGTCTCCGACGCGTCACCTTGCGACCCTGGACCAGCTCAGCAAAGACGAAATGGGCGAGTTGCTTTTGACAGTTGAGCAGTCTGTAGGAATTTTAAAAAGAGTTATGAATCCGGATGGATTCAATATCGGACTCAACCTCGGCAAGGTTGCAGGTGCCGGCGTTGAAGAACACCTGCACTTCCATATCGTTCCTCGCTGGTTCGGCGATACAAATGCATTGACGGTTTTTGCCGATGTTCGTGTCATTCCGGAACATTTGAAAGCCACCTACAACAATCTGAAGCCAAGTTTTGATCAATT